From Tautonia marina, the proteins below share one genomic window:
- a CDS encoding exosortase-associated EpsI family protein, whose product MRTVRMVVALALLISAGIVHGSWTNRWKPSRALAELTGRIDSVPMTVETWHGASFEISDRELAGAGAVGHLARRYQDSDRGVALTTLLVSGLPGDIAAHTPDVCYPGSGFELSPPTRIDVPIGSPPQTATFLTSVASRQGPGGLDALRIFWAWNDGTGWKAPEDPRWSYAGAPALSKLYVIRETFGEPFNPEADPSLEFMNEFLPTLDGILFANAAE is encoded by the coding sequence ATGAGAACCGTCCGGATGGTCGTGGCGCTGGCCTTGTTGATCTCTGCGGGGATCGTCCATGGTTCCTGGACCAATCGCTGGAAGCCATCGCGCGCCCTCGCCGAGCTGACCGGGCGCATCGACTCGGTGCCCATGACCGTCGAGACCTGGCATGGGGCGTCCTTCGAGATCAGTGATCGGGAGCTCGCCGGCGCCGGCGCCGTGGGCCACCTGGCACGGCGCTATCAGGACTCCGACCGCGGAGTCGCGTTGACGACGCTTCTGGTCAGCGGCCTTCCCGGTGATATTGCCGCACACACCCCAGACGTCTGCTATCCCGGCAGTGGCTTTGAACTCAGCCCCCCAACCCGGATCGACGTGCCGATCGGCTCCCCGCCGCAAACGGCCACGTTCCTGACCTCGGTTGCCAGCCGCCAGGGCCCCGGTGGTCTGGATGCCTTGCGCATCTTCTGGGCCTGGAATGACGGCACGGGCTGGAAGGCCCCTGAGGATCCGCGCTGGTCGTATGCCGGTGCTCCCGCCCTCTCGAAGCTATATGTCATCCGGGAAACCTTCGGGGAGCCGTTTAATCCCGAAGCGGATCCCTCTCTCGAGTTCATGAATGAGTTCTTGCCCACCCTGGATGGGATTCTGTTTGCGAATGCAGCGGAATAG
- a CDS encoding ribbon-helix-helix domain-containing protein, producing MATMTISLPDEDKAFLEQEAARRGFTSVAAYMGALIREDRKRQETRRRVDDLLLEGLDSGPATPMTRHDWDAIRHEVHRRDAERRG from the coding sequence ATGGCGACGATGACGATTTCGCTCCCGGATGAGGACAAGGCGTTCCTCGAGCAGGAGGCGGCCCGCAGGGGCTTCACGAGCGTCGCGGCGTACATGGGCGCCCTGATCCGGGAAGACCGCAAGCGCCAGGAAACTCGGAGGCGGGTCGATGACCTGCTCCTCGAAGGGCTCGATTCCGGGCCGGCCACGCCGATGACCCGGCACGACTGGGACGCGATCCGGCACGAGGTCCATCGCCGCGATGCCGAACGGCGGGGATGA
- a CDS encoding exosortase/archaeosortase family protein, with the protein MELVVLLACLGWVCWPVLGDMIHRWSTDPRYGHGYLVPLFALGLLWMRRPSYDLDRARGSLWGVVLVASGSAVYLLGGYVGSGWIEGLSLLPVLTGLCVLFGGTTALRWAAPSLAFLFFMIPLPWRFEVALGASLQRIATKLSTVSLQTLGFVAYSEGNVIVMEEGRIGVVEACSGLGMLMTFIAISTAVAIVVQRPWFDRILIVLSAIPIALIANIARITLTGVLHETVGGEWADRFYHDLAGWLMIPFALGLLMIELWVLSRLFVELEAEEPVPGLAMMGFAGNAGHRGVSNLRAGEHAAPPLPGPTRSTD; encoded by the coding sequence ATGGAATTGGTCGTGTTGCTTGCCTGCCTGGGCTGGGTTTGCTGGCCGGTGCTCGGCGACATGATCCATCGCTGGTCAACCGACCCGCGCTATGGGCACGGCTACCTGGTGCCGCTCTTTGCCCTGGGATTGCTCTGGATGCGTCGACCTTCCTACGACCTGGATCGGGCGCGAGGTAGTCTCTGGGGGGTGGTGCTGGTCGCAAGCGGATCGGCGGTGTACTTGCTCGGAGGCTATGTCGGTTCCGGCTGGATCGAGGGACTGTCGTTGCTGCCCGTCTTGACGGGGCTTTGCGTTCTGTTTGGCGGCACCACGGCCCTCCGCTGGGCCGCACCCTCCCTGGCGTTCCTGTTCTTCATGATCCCCTTGCCCTGGCGTTTTGAAGTGGCGTTGGGGGCCTCGTTGCAGCGGATTGCGACCAAACTCAGCACGGTTTCCCTCCAGACCCTGGGGTTCGTGGCCTACTCCGAAGGCAATGTCATTGTCATGGAAGAGGGCCGGATCGGCGTCGTGGAGGCCTGTAGCGGCCTGGGCATGCTCATGACCTTCATTGCGATCTCGACGGCGGTGGCGATCGTCGTGCAGCGGCCGTGGTTCGACCGGATCCTGATCGTGCTCAGTGCCATCCCGATTGCGCTGATCGCCAACATTGCCCGAATTACGCTCACGGGCGTCTTGCACGAGACGGTCGGGGGGGAATGGGCCGATCGCTTCTATCACGACCTGGCCGGCTGGCTCATGATTCCCTTCGCCCTGGGCCTGCTGATGATCGAACTCTGGGTCCTCTCGCGTCTCTTTGTCGAACTCGAAGCCGAGGAACCGGTTCCGGGCCTGGCGATGATGGGGTTCGCTGGGAACGCGGGGCATCGCGGCGTCTCGAATCTCCGTGCCGGCGAGCATGCGGCCCCTCCATTGCCCGGCCCGACGCGATCGACTGACTGA
- a CDS encoding replication initiator protein A, giving the protein MRDEAPEEQIEAVLQDRGTGGRDEMNIAEFPITLLADRAPRGQRRIEYSDRIFDPGTNREIDRRLVISAPEEYGLPTAIDDDVILALIQLTRRQNGFAKPEVHFTRLQLIDLLGWPDKGRSYDRITASLDRWASTYLKYENAWWDNEGRRWTSGGFHIIDSYKLGDGRAPGGRASRCRVVWGREFFKSCQAGYLKGLDYDLYIRLTSHPARRMYRFLDKRFYHKSEWEFELKDFAFEHVGLSRTYRDAGKIKEKLRRGIEELEQVGFLEPLPPDERFLKQGRRWLIRMARAREEAIAVPPPEVGADPVVQHLIDRGVSAATAVELAATYSAEAIARQIEAFDWLVAREDRRIRLSPAGYLVEAIRKDYALPRGFATKADREAKRREAEDLFSQAHQDRLRERERASQERAARQAIDRFWEELGADERARIDEQALAAAEAEVADAYQAMTPASLRAVFFRDTIREPYLRSLLADRVSS; this is encoded by the coding sequence ATGCGCGACGAGGCGCCGGAGGAGCAGATCGAGGCAGTGCTCCAGGACCGGGGGACGGGAGGGCGCGATGAGATGAATATCGCCGAGTTCCCGATCACGCTCCTGGCCGACCGCGCGCCGAGGGGCCAGCGGCGGATCGAGTATTCCGACCGCATCTTCGACCCGGGGACGAACCGGGAAATCGATCGCCGGCTGGTCATCAGTGCGCCGGAGGAGTACGGCCTGCCAACGGCGATCGACGACGACGTGATCCTGGCCCTGATCCAGCTCACCCGACGCCAGAACGGCTTTGCCAAGCCGGAGGTCCACTTCACGAGGCTGCAGCTGATCGACCTGCTCGGATGGCCCGACAAGGGGAGGAGTTACGACCGGATCACCGCCTCGCTCGACCGATGGGCGAGTACGTATTTGAAGTATGAGAACGCCTGGTGGGACAACGAGGGACGGCGCTGGACGAGCGGCGGCTTCCACATCATCGACAGCTACAAGCTCGGCGATGGCCGGGCCCCTGGGGGGCGGGCCTCGCGGTGCCGGGTGGTCTGGGGTCGAGAATTCTTCAAGAGTTGCCAGGCCGGTTATCTCAAGGGGCTTGACTACGACCTGTACATCCGGCTCACCAGTCACCCGGCGCGGCGGATGTACCGCTTCCTGGACAAGCGGTTCTATCACAAGTCGGAGTGGGAGTTTGAGCTCAAGGACTTCGCCTTCGAGCACGTGGGCCTGAGCCGGACCTACCGCGATGCGGGCAAGATCAAGGAGAAGCTGCGGCGGGGGATCGAGGAGCTGGAGCAGGTGGGCTTTTTGGAGCCCTTGCCGCCAGACGAGCGGTTTCTCAAGCAAGGGCGCCGGTGGCTGATCCGCATGGCCCGAGCCCGCGAGGAGGCGATCGCTGTCCCTCCCCCGGAGGTCGGAGCCGATCCGGTGGTCCAGCACTTGATCGACCGCGGCGTGTCGGCGGCGACGGCGGTCGAACTGGCCGCGACGTATTCGGCCGAGGCCATTGCCCGGCAGATCGAGGCATTCGACTGGCTCGTGGCGCGCGAGGACCGTCGCATTCGCCTGAGTCCGGCGGGATATCTGGTCGAGGCGATCCGGAAGGACTACGCCTTACCTCGCGGTTTTGCCACCAAGGCTGATCGGGAGGCCAAGCGTCGGGAGGCCGAGGACCTGTTCAGCCAGGCCCATCAGGATCGCCTTCGGGAGCGCGAGCGAGCCTCGCAGGAGCGGGCCGCCCGTCAGGCGATCGACCGGTTTTGGGAGGAACTGGGGGCCGACGAACGCGCCCGGATCGACGAGCAGGCCCTCGCCGCGGCCGAGGCCGAGGTGGCGGATGCCTATCAGGCCATGACCCCCGCCTCGCTGCGTGCGGTGTTCTTCCGGGACACCATTCGCGAGCCCTACTTGCGGAGCCTGCTGGCGGATCGGGTATCATCATGA
- a CDS encoding polysaccharide biosynthesis tyrosine autokinase — MNQHHSTAQPGTTPALPSPLGPGVPPVARAGAHAVQRAPQLPPSLTGPPDPLGLLRALHRRLGIALTLGILVAAVVGATAWFVVPRSKYTAEALLHVRAMPYRILFKTVETTDLGRDEYDRYQKTQIAKLKSRVVINAVLQQPNIAKFQMIRAYEDPVLGLLDDLEVGFSNKSELLSIKLSGDEPEELAALVNAIKDAYLELRANEDHKDRLARYDRLKALKQQYADLLKAKRQAMERLAKTVGTNDRETIALKQQFALQHLATLESELLQVRSDKRKLEAELAIMEREASSGSDTEVTLTATELEQLIDAEPSVVQLNSWLAEAQVNYDRAVEQLQRVSRRYQSDPSIVRRRAEVERARRALEDHRNELRPVIVQRFRANANGSAPTRGYEIRQEMALYENLEARLASEIEQLQQNSQSLNINTLDLQAHQDDLKQYQATFDQINGEVESLNVELQAPPRIQTLEDAVVPKQKSEKKRYMMIGMATMGSFAACLFGVSFLEFRTRKLHSAEEVVLGLGIPMVGALPRLPPRARRNDLAVRTPQDRYWHNLLLESVDATRTMLLHAARTEGHQVIMVTSAMAGEGKTSLSCHLAISLARGGQRTLLIDGDLRRPGVSRLFDLPLSPGLSEVLRGEATLDDAIVPMPVEGLDAILAGQCDERAIRALICGEIQPLFGRLKARYDFVIVDSSPVLPVAEAQIIAQSSDAVLFSVLRNVSRAPKVYAAHQRLGVLGARILGAVMTGAHGGLYGNDYRYAASDTPPPKAATKAASGREGASS; from the coding sequence ATGAATCAACACCACTCCACTGCCCAGCCTGGCACAACACCTGCCTTGCCCTCGCCGCTTGGGCCGGGGGTTCCGCCGGTGGCTCGGGCCGGGGCCCACGCCGTCCAGCGGGCTCCCCAACTCCCGCCGAGCCTGACCGGACCGCCGGATCCGCTGGGATTGTTGCGGGCCCTGCATCGTCGCTTGGGCATTGCACTGACGCTGGGAATTCTCGTCGCCGCCGTGGTGGGAGCGACCGCCTGGTTTGTGGTGCCCCGTTCGAAGTACACGGCCGAGGCCTTGCTCCATGTGCGGGCGATGCCCTACCGAATCCTCTTCAAGACGGTCGAAACCACGGATCTGGGGCGCGACGAATATGACCGGTATCAGAAAACCCAGATCGCCAAGCTCAAGAGTCGCGTTGTCATCAATGCGGTCCTACAGCAGCCTAACATCGCAAAGTTCCAGATGATCCGGGCTTACGAGGATCCGGTGCTCGGGCTCCTGGACGATCTGGAGGTGGGCTTTTCCAATAAATCGGAATTGCTCTCGATCAAACTCTCGGGCGATGAGCCCGAAGAACTCGCGGCCCTGGTCAATGCCATCAAGGATGCCTACCTGGAACTGCGTGCGAATGAAGACCACAAGGATCGCCTGGCCCGCTATGACCGCCTGAAAGCCCTGAAGCAGCAATACGCGGATCTGCTGAAGGCCAAGCGACAGGCCATGGAGCGCCTGGCCAAGACCGTCGGCACCAATGACCGTGAGACCATTGCCCTGAAACAGCAATTCGCCCTCCAGCACCTGGCGACGCTGGAGAGTGAGTTGCTTCAGGTCCGTTCCGACAAGCGGAAGCTCGAGGCGGAACTCGCGATCATGGAACGCGAGGCGTCGAGCGGATCGGACACGGAGGTGACGCTCACCGCAACCGAGCTCGAGCAGCTGATTGATGCCGAGCCCTCGGTGGTTCAGCTCAACAGCTGGCTGGCTGAGGCGCAGGTCAACTATGATCGCGCGGTGGAACAATTGCAGCGTGTCTCACGCCGCTATCAGAGTGATCCGTCGATCGTGCGTCGCCGCGCTGAGGTCGAACGGGCGAGGCGGGCGCTGGAGGACCATCGCAACGAACTCCGACCGGTGATCGTCCAGCGGTTCCGAGCGAATGCCAACGGCAGCGCCCCGACCCGGGGCTATGAAATCCGCCAGGAAATGGCGTTGTACGAGAATTTGGAGGCTCGCCTCGCGTCAGAGATCGAACAGCTGCAACAGAACAGTCAGAGCCTCAACATCAACACGCTGGACCTCCAGGCCCACCAGGACGATCTCAAGCAGTATCAGGCGACGTTCGACCAGATCAACGGCGAGGTCGAGTCCCTGAACGTTGAGCTGCAAGCGCCTCCGCGTATTCAGACCCTTGAAGATGCGGTGGTGCCCAAGCAGAAGAGCGAAAAGAAACGCTATATGATGATCGGCATGGCCACGATGGGGAGCTTCGCCGCCTGCCTCTTTGGGGTCTCGTTCCTGGAATTCCGGACCCGCAAACTTCATTCGGCCGAGGAGGTCGTCCTTGGTCTGGGAATCCCGATGGTCGGCGCGCTCCCGCGCCTGCCACCTCGGGCCCGCCGCAACGATCTCGCGGTGCGCACGCCCCAGGACCGCTACTGGCACAATCTGCTCCTGGAGTCCGTGGATGCGACCCGGACCATGCTCCTGCACGCTGCCCGGACCGAGGGGCACCAGGTGATCATGGTCACCAGCGCCATGGCCGGCGAGGGCAAGACCTCGCTCTCCTGCCATCTGGCCATCAGCCTGGCGCGGGGAGGGCAGCGCACCCTGCTGATCGATGGCGATCTGCGGCGTCCCGGTGTCAGCCGCCTCTTTGATCTGCCCCTGAGCCCCGGCCTGAGCGAGGTCCTCCGGGGTGAGGCGACCCTGGACGATGCGATTGTCCCCATGCCGGTCGAGGGGCTCGACGCGATCCTCGCGGGCCAGTGTGACGAGCGAGCCATCCGTGCCCTGATCTGCGGCGAGATCCAGCCCCTCTTTGGCCGCCTCAAAGCGCGCTACGACTTCGTGATCGTCGACTCCTCGCCGGTCCTGCCGGTCGCCGAGGCCCAGATCATCGCCCAGTCGTCCGACGCCGTCCTCTTTTCGGTGCTCCGCAACGTGAGCCGTGCGCCGAAGGTCTACGCCGCTCACCAGCGCCTCGGCGTGCTGGGGGCCCGGATCCTGGGAGCAGTCATGACCGGAGCGCACGGGGGGCTGTACGGCAACGATTACCGCTACGCTGCCAGTGATACGCCACCACCCAAGGCTGCGACAAAAGCCGCGTCCGGCCGGGAAGGAGCATCCTCATGA
- a CDS encoding SDR family oxidoreductase, whose product MAMLKPLGNLIVVTGGAGFIGSHLVEALLEAGDRVRVVDNLVTGHRTNLAPLEGRYEWIEGDVSEFEVCQRAVDGADAVLHQAAIPSVPRSVREPLASHASGPTATLNVLEASRQSGTVRRVVFAASSSAYGDTETLPKHEGMFPRPLSPYAAGKLAGEHYVSVYAKTMGLDAVSLRYFNIFGPRQDPSSPYSGVISLFSRALAEGRTPMIYGDGHQTRDFTFVANAVHANLLALRSERPLGGAVYNVGTGRRISLRELVDCLNEALGTAIEPEFAPPRDGDVRDSQADLTAIREGLGYAPIVDFEEGLHRTVDWMVSTAQNLR is encoded by the coding sequence ATGGCGATGCTGAAGCCTTTGGGAAATCTGATCGTGGTCACCGGGGGAGCTGGATTTATCGGTTCCCATCTGGTCGAGGCCTTGCTGGAGGCCGGTGATCGGGTGCGGGTCGTCGACAATCTCGTCACCGGCCACCGCACGAACCTCGCCCCCCTGGAGGGCCGCTACGAGTGGATCGAAGGCGACGTGTCCGAGTTCGAGGTCTGCCAGCGTGCCGTCGACGGTGCGGACGCGGTCCTGCATCAGGCCGCGATTCCGAGCGTCCCCCGATCGGTCCGGGAACCCCTGGCCTCACATGCGAGCGGCCCAACGGCGACCCTGAACGTGCTGGAGGCCTCCCGGCAGTCCGGCACCGTCCGCCGCGTCGTCTTCGCCGCCTCCAGCAGCGCCTACGGCGACACCGAGACCTTACCCAAGCACGAGGGAATGTTCCCTCGCCCCTTGAGCCCCTACGCCGCCGGCAAGCTGGCCGGTGAGCACTATGTGAGCGTCTACGCGAAGACCATGGGGCTCGATGCGGTCAGCCTGCGCTACTTCAACATCTTCGGTCCCCGGCAAGACCCCTCGAGCCCGTACAGCGGTGTCATCTCCCTCTTCTCCCGAGCCCTGGCCGAAGGGCGAACCCCGATGATCTACGGCGACGGCCATCAAACCCGGGACTTCACCTTCGTCGCCAATGCCGTGCACGCCAACCTGCTCGCCCTCCGCTCCGAGCGTCCGCTCGGCGGCGCCGTTTACAACGTTGGCACCGGCCGACGCATCAGCCTGCGCGAACTCGTCGATTGTCTCAATGAGGCCCTCGGTACCGCCATCGAGCCCGAGTTCGCTCCCCCCCGCGACGGCGACGTCCGCGACTCCCAGGCCGATCTGACCGCCATCCGCGAGGGGCTCGGTTATGCCCCCATCGTCGACTTCGAGGAAGGCCTCCACAGGACCGTCGACTGGATGGTCTCGACGGCGCAAAACCTCCGCTGA
- a CDS encoding ParA family protein: MSSAATVDTNSGNPSKAKEHMMAIVAMVNQKGGVGKSSTTMHLGGALARRGLRVLVVDNDAQASLTKGLLGDEPARALDPVTTVYALYAGIPTPEDLLVRATDFDGLALLAGSPASISFNVPDPHLIDPREQAVLRDALRPIAEGFDVTLIDCCPNLQRATWSALLAADAALIPTMPELFGAQGLAEVRDWVALVEQTWGRSLPIAGVLVTMFNGRRAMHRTFAELLADGCPELFEATVPESADFPEAIAAGKPIHYHKARGAAARAIDAVANELLTRLADLGLRTDESDDTSREAA, encoded by the coding sequence ATGAGCAGCGCGGCGACGGTCGATACCAACTCCGGAAACCCGAGCAAGGCAAAGGAGCACATGATGGCCATTGTGGCGATGGTGAATCAGAAGGGGGGCGTGGGCAAGTCGAGCACGACGATGCACCTGGGAGGGGCCCTGGCCCGGCGCGGGCTCCGGGTCCTGGTGGTCGACAATGATGCTCAGGCGAGTCTGACCAAGGGCCTGCTCGGCGACGAACCGGCGCGGGCCCTCGACCCGGTCACGACGGTCTATGCCCTGTATGCCGGGATCCCGACACCGGAAGACCTGCTCGTTCGCGCAACCGACTTTGATGGCCTGGCCCTGCTGGCCGGGTCGCCGGCGTCGATCAGCTTCAACGTGCCGGACCCGCACCTGATCGACCCCCGGGAACAGGCCGTCTTGCGCGACGCCCTGCGGCCGATCGCCGAAGGGTTCGACGTGACGCTGATCGACTGCTGCCCGAATCTCCAGCGGGCGACCTGGTCGGCCTTGCTCGCGGCCGATGCGGCCCTGATCCCGACCATGCCCGAGCTGTTTGGAGCGCAGGGGCTGGCCGAGGTCCGCGACTGGGTCGCCCTGGTCGAGCAGACCTGGGGCCGGTCGCTCCCGATCGCCGGGGTCCTGGTCACGATGTTCAACGGCCGCCGGGCGATGCACCGGACGTTTGCCGAACTGCTGGCCGACGGCTGCCCCGAACTGTTCGAGGCGACCGTGCCCGAGTCGGCCGACTTCCCGGAGGCGATCGCCGCCGGCAAGCCGATCCACTACCACAAAGCCCGCGGAGCGGCGGCCAGGGCCATCGACGCCGTGGCCAATGAACTGCTCACGCGGCTGGCCGATCTGGGCCTTCGGACGGATGAGTCGGACGACACGTCGAGGGAGGCCGCCTGA
- a CDS encoding type II toxin-antitoxin system RelE/ParE family toxin: MAGNPPKVERRPEAVRDVIEAADFIARRTSLAAADRFLAAVEATADRLARMPGLGARWESDHPRLADLRVASVSRFRKHLIFDRATPDGIELVRVLHVARDLDRLLDSESP; this comes from the coding sequence ATGGCAGGAAACCCGCCGAAGGTCGAGCGGAGGCCCGAGGCGGTCCGCGACGTGATCGAGGCTGCCGACTTCATCGCCCGCCGCACGAGCCTGGCCGCCGCCGATCGCTTCCTCGCCGCGGTTGAGGCGACGGCCGATCGGCTGGCCAGGATGCCCGGACTCGGAGCCCGCTGGGAGAGCGATCACCCTCGCCTGGCCGACCTCCGCGTTGCCTCCGTCTCCCGGTTTCGCAAGCACCTGATCTTTGACCGAGCGACTCCCGACGGGATTGAACTGGTCCGCGTCCTGCACGTCGCCCGCGACCTCGATCGCCTCCTCGACTCCGAGTCCCCGTAG
- a CDS encoding FHA domain-containing protein: MDQRTERLFWNACGASGPFHLKVAGPPGLTPQEHALSQPFAVIGRDPKADVSLDHDAVSRRHVYLQVIAGRVFWYDLGSRLGVSRGGVVGPSGWFSEREPIGVGPCWIQASVSSLEHSAAEPTNPLADRGPSSGPDAVLEFRGRSDGPSRWRIGRTLTLVGRAAECRLKIPDDGISRFHCALVRTPQGPWIVDLLSREGIRVSGARVRAAPLHEGVHLHVGRYRMVVHLVEASSSEAPDTTGAHVPLLDPDQLPALHRRPSAPAAIRVPGAPGELIVESTSRDMVSNAEFERFVGRMEQMQSQMFDQFHQAMMAMFQAFGTLQRDQMTQVREELDRIRALSSELQSLQAGSPSSPPDSSPGDRLSATTSESPALADRGPARSPDSPKRPSAARSEPDVDREYHEVITRRIAELQGERQGRWKRVLDLIKNGSSD; this comes from the coding sequence GTGGATCAACGAACTGAGCGTTTGTTCTGGAATGCCTGTGGGGCCAGCGGCCCGTTTCATCTGAAGGTCGCGGGGCCTCCGGGGCTCACCCCCCAGGAGCATGCCCTGTCCCAGCCGTTTGCGGTGATCGGCCGGGATCCGAAGGCGGACGTCTCGCTGGATCACGACGCAGTCAGCCGGCGCCATGTGTATCTTCAAGTGATCGCTGGCCGGGTCTTCTGGTACGATCTGGGCAGTCGGCTTGGCGTCTCCCGGGGAGGGGTGGTCGGACCGTCGGGATGGTTCTCGGAGCGGGAGCCCATCGGGGTTGGGCCGTGTTGGATCCAGGCTTCGGTCAGCTCCCTCGAGCACTCCGCCGCGGAACCGACCAATCCTCTGGCTGATCGGGGGCCTTCGTCCGGGCCCGATGCGGTCCTGGAATTCCGGGGCCGATCCGACGGCCCGAGCCGATGGCGGATCGGCCGCACCTTGACCCTGGTCGGCCGCGCGGCGGAGTGTCGTCTGAAGATCCCGGACGACGGGATTTCCCGATTTCACTGTGCCCTCGTCCGGACGCCTCAGGGCCCCTGGATCGTCGACCTCTTGAGCCGTGAGGGAATCCGCGTCTCCGGCGCTCGGGTCCGGGCCGCCCCGTTGCACGAGGGGGTCCACCTCCACGTTGGCCGATACCGCATGGTGGTCCATCTGGTGGAGGCCTCGTCCTCGGAAGCGCCCGACACGACCGGAGCACACGTTCCGCTCCTGGACCCGGACCAGCTTCCCGCCCTCCACCGGCGGCCGTCCGCGCCAGCGGCGATCCGAGTCCCAGGGGCGCCCGGGGAGCTCATCGTGGAGTCGACGTCCAGGGACATGGTCTCGAATGCGGAATTCGAGCGGTTCGTCGGCCGCATGGAACAGATGCAGTCGCAGATGTTCGACCAGTTCCATCAGGCCATGATGGCGATGTTCCAGGCCTTTGGCACTCTGCAACGGGATCAGATGACCCAGGTGCGTGAGGAACTGGATCGCATCCGCGCCTTGAGCAGTGAACTGCAGTCGTTGCAGGCCGGAAGCCCATCATCACCCCCCGATTCATCGCCTGGGGACCGCTTGAGCGCGACGACGTCGGAGAGCCCGGCGTTGGCCGATCGAGGCCCGGCTCGATCCCCTGACTCGCCGAAACGACCATCGGCCGCTCGCTCGGAACCCGACGTTGATCGTGAGTATCACGAAGTCATCACCCGACGGATCGCAGAACTTCAGGGAGAACGGCAGGGGCGCTGGAAGCGAGTGCTCGATTTGATCAAGAACGGGAGCAGCGACTGA
- a CDS encoding endonuclease/exonuclease/phosphatase family protein, with the protein MSQTERFPHRNEATSRATPPAPGASRTRTPDSISEGARGGLRRLVGGACWSYPILLAVVWAVQAILGDRWWPGTILLYGPRWFWGLPLGGLLPLALLLNRPAIRPLLFGTILLLGPVMGFVVPWRSWIAPAPQGPVLRVLTCNTQGLELDPEALGDLIDQLQPDVVALQEWSDLNREQVFRDDAWHYRTDRPGLGLASRVPIRSAEPLTSSQLAGRGFLVWFELDAPGGPIHLVNLHLETPRGGLEAVRYEGIDGVPAFRENIDMRWRVSKAARALIRDRGGPDVITGDFNLTADSPIFRRYWTVEQNAFGTVGRGFGATKYTRWFGARIDHVLTGPSWQPVRVLVGPDVGSDHRPLIVDLVQVGPTEAH; encoded by the coding sequence ATGAGCCAAACCGAGCGTTTCCCCCATCGCAACGAGGCCACGTCTCGCGCCACCCCCCCTGCCCCGGGAGCCTCCCGGACCCGGACCCCGGATTCGATCTCCGAGGGGGCGAGGGGCGGGCTCCGGAGGCTGGTCGGTGGAGCCTGCTGGTCCTACCCGATCCTGCTCGCGGTCGTCTGGGCCGTCCAGGCAATTCTCGGTGACCGCTGGTGGCCGGGGACGATCTTGCTCTACGGCCCGCGCTGGTTCTGGGGACTGCCCTTGGGGGGCTTGCTCCCGCTGGCCTTGCTCCTGAACCGTCCGGCAATCCGCCCCCTGCTCTTCGGCACGATCCTGCTGCTCGGCCCGGTGATGGGGTTCGTCGTCCCCTGGCGATCCTGGATCGCTCCTGCCCCCCAAGGACCGGTCCTTCGGGTTCTGACCTGCAACACCCAGGGGCTGGAACTCGATCCCGAGGCGCTCGGTGATCTGATCGATCAGCTCCAGCCCGACGTGGTGGCGCTCCAGGAATGGTCGGACCTGAACCGGGAGCAGGTCTTTCGTGACGACGCTTGGCACTACCGAACCGATCGGCCCGGCCTCGGGCTGGCCAGCCGCGTGCCGATCCGATCGGCCGAACCACTCACCAGCTCCCAGCTCGCGGGCCGGGGCTTTCTCGTCTGGTTCGAGCTCGACGCCCCAGGCGGGCCAATTCACCTGGTCAATCTCCATCTCGAAACCCCCCGGGGCGGTCTGGAAGCGGTCCGCTACGAGGGGATCGACGGTGTGCCCGCATTTCGGGAAAATATCGACATGCGATGGCGTGTTTCGAAGGCGGCCCGCGCCCTGATCCGTGATCGGGGAGGCCCGGATGTCATCACCGGCGACTTCAACCTGACCGCCGACAGTCCGATCTTCCGCCGCTACTGGACCGTCGAGCAGAACGCCTTTGGGACGGTTGGCCGCGGCTTCGGGGCCACGAAGTACACCCGATGGTTTGGCGCCCGGATCGACCACGTCCTGACCGGCCCCTCCTGGCAGCCGGTCCGCGTTTTGGTCGGTCCGGATGTGGGGTCGGATCACCGTCCCTTGATCGTTGACCTGGTCCAGGTCGGTCCCACCGAAGCCCACTGA